From a single Pseudomonas triticicola genomic region:
- a CDS encoding ABC transporter permease, translated as MSSEFGPNLVALQTIVYREVKRFMRIWPQTLLPPAITMVLYFVIFGNLIGRQIGDMGGFTYMEYIVPGLIMMSVITNSYGNVVSSFFGSKFQRSIEELMVSPVSPHTILIGFTIGGVLRGLAVGLIVTILSLFFTDLQVHHLGVTILVVVLTATIFSLLGFINAVFARNFDDISIIPTFVLTPLTYLGGVFYSITLLPPFWQTVSLANPVLHMVNAFRYGILGVSDIRIGIAITFMLVATVVLYLGCARLLVSGRGMRT; from the coding sequence ATGAGTTCCGAGTTCGGTCCCAACCTCGTCGCCCTGCAAACCATTGTCTACCGCGAGGTCAAACGCTTCATGCGGATCTGGCCGCAGACGCTGCTGCCGCCGGCGATCACCATGGTTCTGTACTTCGTGATCTTCGGCAACCTGATCGGCCGGCAGATCGGCGACATGGGTGGCTTCACCTACATGGAGTACATCGTGCCGGGGCTGATCATGATGTCGGTGATCACCAACTCCTACGGCAACGTGGTCTCGAGCTTCTTCGGCAGCAAGTTCCAGCGCTCGATCGAAGAGCTGATGGTGTCGCCGGTGTCACCGCACACGATCCTGATCGGCTTCACCATTGGTGGGGTATTGCGCGGTCTGGCGGTGGGTCTGATCGTGACGATTCTGTCGCTGTTCTTCACAGATTTGCAGGTGCATCACCTCGGCGTGACCATCCTGGTGGTGGTGCTGACCGCGACAATCTTCTCGCTGCTGGGCTTCATCAACGCGGTGTTTGCGCGCAACTTCGATGATATTTCGATCATTCCGACCTTTGTGCTGACCCCGCTGACTTACCTGGGCGGCGTGTTCTACTCGATCACTTTGCTGCCACCGTTCTGGCAGACCGTGTCGCTGGCCAACCCAGTGCTGCACATGGTCAACGCCTTCCGCTACGGCATCCTTGGTGTCTCGGATATCCGCATCGGCATCGCCATTACCTTCATGCTGGTGGCGACCGTGGTGCTGTATCTCGGCTGTGCGCGGTTGCTGGTGAGCGGGCGTGGGATGCGTACCTGA
- a CDS encoding DUF2062 domain-containing protein, translating into MPRRLFKRYMPDPTSIREHKSLRFLGTLLHDPNLWHLNRHSVARAMAVGLFAAFLPIPAQMLVAAALAVMVRGNMPIAVSLVWLTNPITMPAVFFCTYQAGAFLMDVPARHLPDELTWEWISGELSTLWQPFLLGSVVVGLVLGVLAYFLVMLYWRWWVARQWRRRKKNRQK; encoded by the coding sequence ATGCCCCGGCGCTTATTCAAACGTTACATGCCCGACCCGACGAGCATCAGGGAACACAAATCCTTACGCTTTCTCGGCACGTTGCTGCATGACCCGAACCTCTGGCATCTCAACCGCCACTCGGTCGCCCGGGCGATGGCGGTCGGCCTGTTTGCGGCGTTCCTGCCGATCCCCGCGCAGATGCTGGTGGCGGCGGCATTGGCGGTGATGGTGCGCGGCAATATGCCGATCGCGGTGAGTCTGGTCTGGCTGACCAATCCGATCACCATGCCGGCGGTGTTTTTCTGCACCTACCAGGCCGGGGCGTTCCTGATGGATGTGCCGGCGCGGCATCTGCCGGACGAGCTGACCTGGGAATGGATCAGCGGTGAGCTGTCGACGTTGTGGCAGCCGTTTTTGCTGGGCTCGGTGGTTGTCGGTCTGGTGCTGGGCGTCCTCGCCTACTTTCTGGTGATGCTGTACTGGCGCTGGTGGGTGGCGCGGCAATGGCGGCGGCGCAAGAAAAACCGGCAGAAATGA
- a CDS encoding DNA internalization-related competence protein ComEC/Rec2, translated as MRTGMMALAVGLLAPVFLPALPPVGLLIVLPVVALMLLPFRSYPLAFLLFGFTWACFSAQWALTDRLPPGLDGETRWLEGRVVGLPQHNDGVVRFELADARSRHEKLPSLLRLAWYAGPPVNSGERWRLAVKLKRPSGLLNPDAFDYEAWLLAQRIGATGTIKDGQRLAEARHAWRDGVRQRLLAADAQGREGALAALVLGDGSGLSREDWQVLQDTGTVHLLVISGQHIGLLAAVMYMLVAALARFGIWPLRWPWLPWACGLAFAAALGYGLLAGFDVPVQRACVMVALVLLWRLRFRHLGAWWPLLLAFNGVLLFDPLASLRPGFWLSFAAVAVLIFTFVGRLGAWRWWQTWTRAQWLIAIGLCPVLLALSLPLSVSGPVANLLAVPWVSLVVLPPALLGTLLLPVPYVGEGLLWLAGGLIDWLFIGLALIAGQWPAWIPAAIPLWALVLGSLGAILLLLPRGVPMRPLGWPLLLLLALPPQERIEERQADVWQIDVGQGLAILVRTRHHALLYDAGPRFGEFDLGERVVLPALRKLNVQALDLMLLSHADADHAGGARAVMRGLNVRRVVSGDPPNLPPELNAEACASGEQWQWDGVQFQLWQWSAADDSNQRSCVLQIEANGERLLLTGDIDIHAERVLLDSPLAVPTQWLQSPHHGSRSSSSMALLKALQPEAVLISRGHGNSFGHPHPTVLARYRKQGLRIYDSAEHGAIHLQLGSFKPPWTMRQQRRFWRDPPVPGR; from the coding sequence ATGCGCACAGGGATGATGGCGCTGGCAGTCGGTCTGCTGGCCCCGGTTTTTTTGCCGGCCTTGCCGCCGGTCGGCTTGCTGATAGTGCTGCCAGTGGTGGCGCTGATGCTGCTGCCGTTTCGCAGCTATCCATTGGCTTTTTTGCTGTTTGGTTTCACGTGGGCTTGTTTCAGTGCGCAGTGGGCGCTGACTGACCGCTTGCCACCGGGCCTGGACGGCGAAACCCGTTGGCTTGAGGGGCGTGTGGTCGGCTTGCCGCAACACAACGATGGCGTGGTGCGTTTCGAGCTGGCTGATGCGCGTTCACGCCACGAAAAGCTGCCGTCGCTGCTGCGCCTGGCCTGGTACGCCGGGCCGCCGGTCAACAGCGGCGAACGCTGGCGACTGGCGGTGAAATTGAAGCGCCCGAGTGGCTTGCTCAACCCGGACGCCTTCGATTACGAGGCCTGGCTGCTGGCGCAACGGATCGGGGCAACCGGCACGATCAAGGATGGCCAGCGCCTGGCTGAGGCCCGGCATGCATGGCGCGACGGCGTTCGCCAGCGTCTGCTGGCGGCCGATGCGCAAGGACGAGAGGGCGCGCTGGCGGCGCTGGTGCTTGGTGACGGTTCAGGCCTCAGTCGCGAGGATTGGCAGGTGCTGCAAGACACCGGCACCGTGCATTTGCTGGTGATTTCCGGCCAGCACATCGGTTTGCTGGCAGCGGTGATGTATATGCTGGTCGCCGCGTTGGCGCGGTTCGGAATCTGGCCATTGCGCTGGCCATGGTTGCCGTGGGCGTGTGGCCTGGCCTTCGCGGCGGCGCTGGGTTACGGCTTGCTCGCCGGTTTCGACGTGCCAGTGCAGCGCGCCTGCGTGATGGTGGCGCTGGTGCTGCTGTGGCGTCTGCGTTTTCGCCATCTTGGTGCGTGGTGGCCGTTATTGCTGGCGTTCAATGGCGTGCTGTTGTTCGATCCGCTGGCCAGTTTGCGTCCCGGCTTCTGGCTGTCCTTCGCGGCGGTGGCGGTGTTGATATTCACCTTCGTCGGGCGGCTGGGCGCTTGGCGTTGGTGGCAGACCTGGACCCGCGCGCAGTGGCTGATCGCGATCGGCTTGTGTCCGGTGTTGCTGGCGCTGAGCCTGCCGCTCAGCGTCAGCGGGCCTGTAGCCAATCTGCTGGCCGTTCCGTGGGTCAGCCTCGTGGTGCTGCCGCCGGCATTGCTCGGCACGCTATTGCTGCCCGTGCCTTATGTTGGCGAAGGACTGTTGTGGCTGGCCGGTGGTTTGATCGACTGGCTGTTTATCGGTCTGGCGCTGATTGCCGGGCAATGGCCGGCGTGGATACCGGCCGCCATTCCATTGTGGGCGTTGGTCCTGGGCAGCCTTGGCGCTATTTTATTGCTGTTGCCCCGTGGCGTGCCGATGCGTCCGTTGGGCTGGCCGCTGCTGTTGCTCCTGGCACTGCCGCCCCAAGAGCGAATAGAAGAAAGGCAAGCCGATGTCTGGCAAATCGACGTCGGCCAAGGCTTGGCCATCCTTGTTCGCACCCGCCATCACGCGCTTCTCTATGACGCCGGCCCGCGTTTCGGCGAGTTCGATCTCGGCGAGCGAGTGGTATTGCCAGCGTTACGTAAACTCAATGTGCAAGCGCTCGACTTGATGCTGCTCAGCCACGCTGACGCCGATCACGCTGGCGGCGCCCGGGCGGTCATGCGTGGATTGAACGTGCGCCGCGTGGTCAGCGGCGATCCGCCGAACCTGCCGCCGGAGCTGAACGCCGAAGCCTGCGCGAGTGGCGAACAGTGGCAGTGGGATGGCGTGCAGTTCCAGCTCTGGCAATGGTCGGCGGCCGATGACAGCAACCAGCGCTCCTGTGTATTGCAGATCGAAGCCAACGGTGAACGCCTGCTGCTCACCGGCGACATCGACATTCACGCCGAGCGCGTTCTGCTCGACAGCCCACTGGCCGTGCCGACGCAGTGGCTGCAATCGCCACATCACGGCAGTCGCAGTTCATCATCGATGGCTCTGCTCAAAGCCTTGCAGCCCGAAGCGGTACTGATCTCCCGTGGCCACGGCAACTCCTTCGGTCATCCGCATCCAACCGTGCTGGCGCGCTACCGCAAGCAAGGCCTGCGCATCTACGACAGCGCCGAGCACGGTGCCATTCATCTGCAACTGGGCAGCTTCAAACCGCCGTGGACGATGCGGCAACAGCGGCGTTTCTGGCGCGATCCGCCGGTCCCGGGCCGTTGA
- a CDS encoding MotA/TolQ/ExbB proton channel family protein, which translates to MWELVKSGGWMMLPIILSSIAAMAIVAERLWTLRASRVTPEHLLGQVWVWIKDKQLNKEKLKELRANSPLGEILAAGLANSKHGREIMKECIEEAAARVIHELERYINALGTIAAMAPLLGLLGTVLGMIDIFSAFTGSGMTTNASVLASGISKALITTAAGLMVGIPAVFFHRFLQRRIDELVVGMEQEAIKLVEVVQGDRDVDLAEGKA; encoded by the coding sequence GTGTGGGAATTGGTCAAATCCGGCGGCTGGATGATGTTGCCGATCATTCTGAGTTCCATCGCGGCCATGGCGATCGTCGCCGAGCGCCTGTGGACACTGCGCGCCAGTCGCGTCACCCCCGAGCATCTGCTGGGTCAGGTCTGGGTCTGGATCAAGGACAAGCAGCTCAACAAGGAAAAACTCAAGGAATTGCGCGCCAACTCGCCGCTGGGTGAAATCCTCGCCGCAGGCCTGGCCAATTCCAAGCATGGTCGCGAGATCATGAAAGAGTGCATCGAAGAGGCTGCTGCGCGGGTCATACATGAGCTCGAACGCTACATAAACGCCCTCGGCACCATCGCGGCCATGGCGCCGTTGCTCGGCCTGCTCGGCACCGTGCTGGGCATGATCGACATTTTCAGTGCCTTCACCGGGTCCGGCATGACCACCAATGCTTCGGTATTGGCCAGCGGTATTTCCAAAGCGCTTATCACGACCGCAGCGGGCCTGATGGTCGGGATTCCAGCGGTGTTCTTCCACCGGTTTTTGCAGCGCCGCATCGACGAGCTGGTGGTCGGTATGGAGCAGGAAGCGATCAAACTGGTGGAAGTGGTGCAGGGCGACCGTGATGTCGATCTGGCCGAGGGCAAAGCGTGA
- a CDS encoding ExbD/TolR family protein — protein MKFRRKPRETVDINLASLIDVVFILLLFFVVTTTFTRETQLRVDLPEAVSGSPAEDQQVKQLDVAISAEGVFSVNNKILPKNDLATLMEAMQKESNGDTNMPLSISADGKAQHQSVITAMDAAGKLGFSHLRMTTVEAAPKS, from the coding sequence GTGAAATTCCGTCGCAAGCCCCGGGAAACCGTAGACATCAACCTCGCGTCGCTGATCGACGTGGTGTTTATCCTGCTGCTGTTTTTCGTGGTGACTACCACTTTCACTCGGGAAACCCAGTTGCGCGTGGATCTGCCGGAAGCGGTCAGCGGTTCGCCTGCCGAAGATCAGCAGGTCAAACAGCTGGACGTCGCGATCAGTGCCGAAGGCGTGTTCTCGGTGAACAACAAGATTCTGCCGAAGAATGATCTGGCGACGCTGATGGAAGCCATGCAGAAAGAATCCAACGGCGACACCAACATGCCGTTGTCGATCAGTGCCGATGGCAAGGCCCAGCATCAATCAGTGATCACCGCCATGGACGCGGCCGGCAAGCTCGGTTTCAGCCATCTGCGCATGACCACGGTCGAGGCGGCGCCGAAATCCTGA
- the lpxK gene encoding tetraacyldisaccharide 4'-kinase, with the protein MSLSDRLLAAWYQGHPALTLLRPLEMLYRRVVINKRQRFLDGQGEIYQSPVPLIVVGNITVGGTGKTPMILWLIEHCRRRGLRVGVVSRGYGAKPPQLPWRVEAEHSAEIAGDEPLLIVQRTGVPLMIDPDRSAAVKALIASEPLDLILSDDGMQHYRLARDLELVLIDAARGLGNQRCLPAGPLREPVERLQSVDGVLFNGALDDRDDGFAFRLQPTALVNLRSGERQSLEHFPPGQALHAVAGIGNPQRFFNTLEALDWRPIAHAFADHAEYSVQALNFTPSLPLVMTEKDAVKCRAFAAADWWYLAVDAVPSPAFVAWFDTQLMRLLPDRLLP; encoded by the coding sequence ATGAGCCTGTCCGATCGCCTGCTCGCCGCGTGGTATCAGGGGCATCCGGCCCTGACGCTGCTGCGGCCACTGGAAATGCTGTATCGCCGTGTGGTGATCAACAAGCGTCAGCGCTTTCTCGATGGTCAAGGCGAGATCTACCAGTCGCCCGTACCGTTGATCGTGGTCGGCAATATCACCGTTGGCGGTACCGGCAAGACGCCGATGATTCTCTGGCTGATCGAACATTGCCGACGCCGTGGACTGCGCGTCGGCGTGGTCAGTCGCGGTTACGGCGCCAAACCGCCGCAACTGCCGTGGCGGGTCGAGGCCGAGCACAGCGCCGAGATTGCCGGTGACGAGCCGTTGCTGATCGTCCAGCGCACCGGCGTGCCGCTGATGATCGACCCTGATCGCAGCGCCGCCGTCAAAGCCTTGATCGCCAGTGAGCCGCTCGACCTGATTCTGTCCGACGACGGCATGCAGCATTATCGTCTGGCGCGGGATCTGGAGCTGGTGCTGATCGATGCCGCACGGGGCCTGGGCAACCAGCGCTGTCTGCCGGCCGGGCCGTTGCGTGAGCCGGTCGAGCGCCTGCAAAGCGTTGATGGCGTGCTGTTCAACGGTGCCCTTGATGATCGCGACGATGGTTTCGCCTTCCGCCTGCAACCTACGGCCCTGGTCAATCTGCGCAGCGGCGAGCGTCAGTCGCTCGAGCATTTCCCGCCCGGGCAAGCGCTGCATGCGGTGGCCGGGATCGGCAACCCGCAACGTTTCTTCAATACCCTCGAAGCGCTAGACTGGCGGCCGATCGCCCATGCATTTGCCGACCACGCCGAGTACAGCGTGCAGGCGTTGAATTTCACCCCGTCATTGCCGTTGGTGATGACCGAAAAGGACGCGGTGAAGTGCCGTGCCTTTGCTGCTGCCGACTGGTGGTATCTGGCGGTCGATGCCGTGCCGTCGCCAGCCTTCGTGGCCTGGTTCGACACTCAGCTGATGCGCCTGTTGCCGGATCGTCTGCTGCCTTAA
- a CDS encoding Trm112 family protein, with protein MDTKLLDILACPVCKGPLKLSADKTELISKGAGLAYPIRDGIPVMLESEARTLTTDERLDK; from the coding sequence ATGGACACCAAACTGCTCGACATCCTCGCTTGCCCCGTGTGCAAAGGCCCACTCAAGCTCAGCGCCGACAAGACCGAACTGATCAGCAAGGGCGCCGGCCTGGCCTATCCGATCCGCGACGGCATCCCGGTGATGCTGGAAAGCGAAGCGCGCACCCTGACCACCGACGAGCGTCTGGATAAATGA
- the kdsB gene encoding 3-deoxy-manno-octulosonate cytidylyltransferase: MTTAFTVVIPSRFASTRLPGKPLLDIAGKPMIQHVWEQASKSSATRVVVATDDARIVEACRSFGAEVVLTREDHNSGTDRLAEVAAKLGLAPDAIVVNVQGDEPLIPPSVIDQVAANLAAHTEARMATLAEPIEDVETLFNPNVVKVSSDINGLALTFSRATLPWARDAFAKSREQLPQGVPYRRHIGIYAYRAGFLHDFVSWGPCWLENTESLEQLRALWHGVRIHVADALIAPPTGVDTVEDLERVRRLLGA; encoded by the coding sequence ATGACCACAGCCTTCACCGTTGTCATCCCGTCGCGGTTCGCCTCGACCCGTCTGCCGGGCAAGCCGTTGCTGGATATTGCCGGCAAGCCAATGATCCAGCATGTCTGGGAACAGGCAAGCAAAAGCAGTGCGACCCGCGTCGTGGTCGCGACTGATGATGCGCGTATCGTCGAGGCCTGCAGAAGCTTCGGCGCCGAAGTGGTGCTGACCCGTGAAGATCACAACTCCGGCACCGATCGTTTGGCCGAGGTCGCAGCGAAACTCGGTCTTGCGCCTGATGCGATCGTGGTCAACGTCCAGGGCGATGAGCCGCTGATTCCGCCAAGCGTGATCGATCAGGTCGCCGCTAACCTTGCTGCCCATACCGAAGCGCGCATGGCCACGCTGGCCGAGCCGATCGAAGACGTGGAAACCCTGTTCAACCCCAACGTTGTGAAGGTTTCCAGCGATATTAACGGTCTGGCCCTGACGTTCAGTCGTGCAACCTTGCCGTGGGCACGCGATGCATTTGCCAAGAGCCGCGAGCAGCTGCCGCAAGGCGTGCCCTATCGCCGCCACATCGGCATCTACGCCTACCGTGCCGGGTTCCTCCACGACTTCGTTAGCTGGGGCCCATGCTGGCTGGAAAACACCGAATCCCTCGAGCAACTGCGTGCCTTGTGGCACGGCGTGCGCATCCATGTTGCCGACGCGCTGATCGCGCCGCCGACCGGTGTCGACACCGTTGAAGACCTTGAGCGGGTTCGTCGCCTGCTGGGGGCCTGA
- a CDS encoding low molecular weight protein-tyrosine-phosphatase — MRVLFVCLGNICRSPTAEGVLRHKLREAGLADVVEVASAGTGDWHVGNPPDKRSQAAAKLRGYDLSTQRAQQVSRADFASYDLILAMDNSNLRNLKALQPSTGRAELDLFLRRYAGLVDEVPDPYYDGDQGFEQVLDLIEAACDQLLIEVKGRL; from the coding sequence ATGCGCGTTCTGTTTGTGTGCCTGGGCAACATCTGCCGTTCGCCCACCGCTGAAGGCGTGTTGCGCCACAAGTTGCGTGAAGCCGGGCTGGCGGATGTGGTCGAAGTGGCCTCCGCCGGCACCGGTGACTGGCACGTCGGCAACCCGCCGGACAAGCGCAGCCAGGCGGCGGCGAAACTGCGCGGTTATGACTTGTCGACGCAACGCGCGCAGCAGGTCAGCCGGGCCGATTTCGCCAGCTACGACCTGATTCTCGCCATGGACAACAGCAATCTGCGCAACCTCAAGGCCTTGCAGCCGTCCACCGGCAGGGCCGAGCTGGATCTGTTTTTGCGTCGTTATGCCGGGCTGGTCGATGAAGTGCCGGATCCGTATTACGACGGTGATCAGGGTTTCGAGCAGGTGCTTGATCTGATCGAAGCGGCCTGCGACCAGTTGCTGATCGAAGTGAAGGGCCGTTTATGA
- the murB gene encoding UDP-N-acetylmuramate dehydrogenase: MSLQVQPQVSLQAFNTFGVDVRAQLFAEAHSDDDVREALTYAASRDVPLLVIGGGSNLLLTADIPALVLRMATRGIRVLSDDGSRVVVEAEAGEPWHPFVQHTLAQGFAGLENLSLIPGTVGAAPMQNIGAYGVEIKDVFAGLTALDRESGELRDFSLEQCNFGYRDSVFKQQPGRWLILRVRFKLDRAAHLHLEYGPVRQRLSEQGIEQPTPSDVSRAICSIRSEKLPDPAVLGNAGSFFKNPLVPAAVVTQIKAQHPDLVAYPQADGQMKLAAGWLIERAGWKGFRDGDAGVHKLQALVLVNYGTATGLQLLDLAQRIQKDIAERFHVELEMEPNRY, translated from the coding sequence ATGAGTTTACAGGTGCAACCGCAAGTATCTTTGCAGGCCTTCAATACGTTTGGCGTCGATGTGCGCGCGCAGCTGTTTGCCGAAGCCCACAGTGATGACGATGTCCGCGAAGCGCTGACCTATGCCGCGTCCCGTGACGTGCCGTTGCTGGTTATCGGCGGTGGCAGCAACTTGCTGCTGACGGCGGATATTCCAGCGTTGGTATTGCGCATGGCTACGCGCGGCATCCGCGTGCTCAGCGACGATGGCAGTCGCGTGGTGGTCGAGGCGGAAGCGGGCGAACCGTGGCATCCGTTCGTGCAGCACACGCTGGCCCAGGGTTTTGCCGGGCTGGAAAACCTCAGCCTGATTCCCGGCACCGTCGGCGCCGCGCCGATGCAGAACATCGGTGCCTATGGTGTCGAGATCAAGGACGTGTTTGCCGGCCTGACTGCGCTGGACCGCGAGAGCGGCGAGCTGCGGGATTTCAGCCTGGAGCAGTGCAATTTCGGCTACCGCGACAGTGTGTTCAAGCAGCAGCCGGGACGTTGGCTGATCCTGCGGGTGCGCTTCAAGCTGGATCGCGCAGCGCACCTGCATCTGGAATACGGCCCGGTCCGTCAGCGCCTGAGCGAGCAGGGCATCGAGCAGCCGACGCCCAGCGACGTCAGCCGCGCCATTTGCAGCATCCGCAGCGAAAAACTGCCGGACCCGGCGGTGCTCGGCAATGCCGGCAGTTTTTTCAAGAATCCGCTGGTGCCTGCCGCTGTGGTCACGCAGATCAAAGCACAGCACCCGGATCTGGTGGCTTACCCGCAAGCGGACGGGCAGATGAAACTGGCCGCTGGCTGGCTGATCGAACGCGCCGGCTGGAAAGGTTTTCGCGACGGCGATGCCGGCGTGCACAAGTTGCAGGCGCTGGTGCTGGTCAACTACGGCACGGCCACCGGCCTGCAACTGCTCGACCTGGCGCAACGTATCCAGAAAGACATCGCCGAACGGTTTCATGTCGAACTGGAAATGGAGCCCAATCGGTATTGA
- a CDS encoding (2Fe-2S)-binding protein yields the protein MITLKLNGQDHSLDVTEDMPLLWAIRDVAGYNGTKFGCGMGLCGACTIHIDGLPARSCITPIGSVIGQNVTTIDNLHADPVGKVVQQAWLDSAVAQCGYCQGGQIMSATALLKTNPNPSDEQIEEAMVGNICRCGTYNRIKTAIRQASTHLKEVKA from the coding sequence ATGATTACCCTGAAACTCAACGGTCAAGACCACTCCCTCGATGTCACCGAAGACATGCCGCTGTTGTGGGCGATTCGTGACGTCGCCGGATACAACGGCACCAAATTCGGTTGCGGCATGGGCCTGTGCGGCGCCTGCACCATCCATATCGACGGCTTGCCGGCACGCAGTTGCATCACGCCGATCGGCTCGGTGATCGGCCAGAACGTCACCACCATCGATAATCTCCACGCCGACCCGGTAGGCAAGGTCGTGCAGCAAGCCTGGCTCGACAGCGCCGTGGCTCAATGCGGTTATTGCCAAGGCGGGCAGATCATGTCGGCTACCGCTCTGCTGAAAACCAACCCCAACCCGAGCGACGAGCAGATCGAAGAAGCCATGGTCGGCAACATCTGCCGCTGCGGTACTTACAACCGGATCAAAACCGCGATCCGCCAGGCCTCCACCCATCTGAAGGAGGTGAAGGCATGA